The following nucleotide sequence is from Salvia splendens isolate huo1 chromosome 2, SspV2, whole genome shotgun sequence.
CATCCACGGgttcccggagtggtgggaagagATGAAGAAGGCGAGGCAAGCCCGGAATACAGGCCGAATTGGCGAAGGCAGGGGAGGCGGAAGAGCCTCAGCCGCCATAGCTCACGACCGCGACCGCGCCTCCGAACCGAAGAGAAGGCCCCAATCGCATCCGTTTCCATGGCTCGGACCTGGACTGAAGGTAATAAATCAACGATTGGTGGTCTCGCCGATGAAATCATCGGCGGAAGCAGTGATCGGAGGGAAGGAGGAGCCGCTAGGGTTTCGACAGGCAACAAGGGGATGGCGGCTAGGGTTTCCTCAAACCCTTCTATACCAACCTATTTTTCAAATGTCCCAAACCCACCCCCCACAAAACTAAATACGCGCTTTCGACCCCCTCCTCTCAAaaatcccactttttcaccCCAAACAAATGCAAAATCTCACATTGACCCCCGACCCAAAAGAACTCTCCAGATTGACCCCGACAGTTGTCAAATATCCCAAACCTACCCCCACAAACACACATATTCCCACAACTCACCCCAAACTTCACAAATTGTGCAAAATCAACCCCCAGTTGCTAAAACCTTGCATATTGCACCCCCAAAGTCCGAAAACCCTGCATATCAGCCGGCCATAGCATGCCATAACTCATTCAAAGCATTGGTTTATTCCTCTACCTCAATTTCAGGCCCAAAGGACACTCACTGGATTTTTTACTGTGGGGAAACCGACACAATCTCGTTTGAAGCCTCAGACTTTGTTTCACTTACCACTTCCACAAAATCGTATGTCCAAACTGCCAGTGGGAACCTAGCACAAGTTATGGGGGCCGGCACCATAAATATATCGCTAACTCTACGCCTATCTAATTGCCTTTTGTTCCGTCTTTATCTCATAAATTATTAtcaattagtcatgtgactaaggaaCTGAACTGCAAATTGCTAATGCAGCCCcgattttgcatgttacaggatatcaagacggggacgatagttgggcgtggcactgagcgaagcggcctgtactatgtggacgagatagcccaacagagtgctgTAATGATGCTGACTCCCGGACTGACTGACaggcaggcttggctttggcatcgtcggttagggcacccatccTTAGGATATTTTAGTCTTCTTTTTCCTAAACTAGCTAGAACTCTAAACTATTTTCATTGTGATAGTTGTGTTGGCCAAAAACCATAGGCATTCTTTTAAGTTAAACAATACAAGAGTCAAATCACCTTTTGCTTTaatacactctgatgtttggggtcccgcTCCCATCACTAGGGGCCATGGCTTTCGATATTTTGTGCTATTTATTGATGACTATTCCCGTATGACTTGGATCtattttctgaaaaataaaaatgatgtgTTTGATAAGTTCGTAGACTTCTATAACCTTATTCAAACCCAGTATAAACATACCATCCAGACACTAAGATCGGATAATGAGAGGGAATTTGTCAATCAAAAAATGCAAGAGTTTTTTAGAGTCAAAGGCCTAGTCCACCAAACCTCGTGTGCATACAACCCAGAACAAAACGGGGTAGCTGAGCGAAAAAACCGATACATCCTAGAAATCACCCGAGCTCTCCTACTTGAATCCAAAGTACCAAAATCTTTTTTGCCGGAAGCTATAGCCACCTCTGTTTATCTCATGAATCGACTACCCACAGGCATCCTTAACTTTAAGACTCCCTTAGATATTTTTTCCTAACACTTTGATATACCATCCTCCTTGTCCCTTGAACCCAGAGTTTTTGGATGCTCGGTTTTTGTACACATTCCTAAACACGAACGCTCGAAATTTGATCCATGTGCCCACAAGTGTGTCTTCATTGGctatggaaaaaatcaaaaGGGATACCGTTGTTATGACCCAAAAACCCGTCAAATACACACAaccatgaactgtgattttgtggaATGGGAGTACTACTACCAATCTAGCGGTCAGGTGGAGACACAAACTTTAGACAATAGTCAAAACAGTGACCTCCTAGATTGACTACCTGATATTCAAAACCACCACCACTTAGGGGAAGAGTCACCAGGGGAACCACAGGCAGGGGGAGAGTCTGAGCCAAGTCCTATCACAGAAGTTGGTCCACCTGAGAGCTAGCAACACCGTCGGGCCGTCAAATCCGATAATACAGAACGACGAGCAACCTGACAACAACCTACCATCATCCCCGCCTTCGATTCCTGAGGTATATAGTTCAGATTTTGATAATATCCCTTTGGACCGCACTAACATGGATAGGGGAAATGATAAAGAATGTGGAACTAGTGGACAAAGTAGCCCATTGCCCCCGAGGAGAACAAGAGGGGTGCCTCCTCGACGGTACTCACCAGAATGGAGAGGAAGAAAGGCTAAATACGCTATATCCAACCTTACACAGAGTCACTTATCAGAAATGGCCCGGGCCTTTGAAACTGCTctgtatgaggaagaagacattCCACAATCATTTGAGGAGGCAAGCAAACATAAACACTGGcgagaagccatgaagaaggagatcgATGCATTGGTGAAAAATGGTACATGGGAGAAATCCGCATTGAAGTACTTTCATCGTCGTCCGATTAGCTCCAAAATGTCCTCCACTAGGACCTGAGTGACAGTTTCTGATCACCGCTTCCCATTGCTCATTGGGAGTGCATCTCCTAATCACCATATCCGCACATCTTCTAAATAGGAACGActcatcccaaaaatagaacTTGACATCATGAAAGAACTTCCTCATTTGATGCTTGTTGAGGCCCTCTGGAACCACCTTGGCTACTAGAAAGTTCACAATATCTGCAAACCATGGTACGGAGCTCTGAGCATAGAAGAGATGCTCATCAGGGAACTCCTCATTGATAGGCTTCTTCAAGTTCTCCCCTTCAAAACAGTGCTCCAATCTAGATAAGTGATCGGCTACCACATTCTCACACCCCTTTCTGTCCCGAATCTCCaagtcaaattcttgtagcaaAAGAACCCAACGAATTAATCGAGGCTTGGCATCCACCTTAGCAAACAAATAGCGAATGTCGGCATGATCTGTAAAAACAATTGTCTTTGCTCCAATGAGGTACGGGCGAAACTTGTCAAAGGAATATACCACAGCCAAcatctccttctccgtggtggTGTAATTTGCCTGAGCCGGATCTAGAGTCCGGCTCGCATAGTAGATCACTCTGAACACTTTATCCCTCTTCTGCCCCAATGCTGAACCTACAGCCACGTCACTGGCATCGCACATAATCTCGAAAGGCTGTGACCAATCTGGAGCTATAAGTACAGGAGCACTCACCAACGCTTTCTTCAAAATTTCAAAGGCTTGCAGACATTCTGCAGAGAAGTTGAACTTGACATCCTTGGCTAGCAAATTGGAAAGGGGGCGGGCTATCTGAGataaatccttaatgaatcaaCGATAAAACCCCGCGTGCCCCAAGAAACTCCTCACAGCTTTCTCACTAGACGGTGGCGGCATCTGCTCAATCGCCACGATCTTAGCTCTATCAACTTCTAGTCCTGCAGCAGATATTTTGTGCCCAAGCACAATACCATCCCGTACCATGAAGTGGCACTTCTCCCAGTTCAGCACCAAGTTGGTCTCCTCGCATCTCTGTAATACTCTCGTCAGATTATCCAAACAATGATCATAAGAAGACCCAAAAACcgagaagtcatccatgaagacTTCCATGATGTCTTCCACCATGTCGTGGAAGATGGACATCATACATCTCTGAAACGTGGCAGGGGCGTTGCATAGTCCAAAAGACATCCTCCGGAAGGCATAGACACCATACGGGCAAATAAAGGCCGATTTATATTGGTCCTCTGGGCGATCAGGATTTGATTGTATCCGGAATAGCCGTCGAGGAAGCAGTAGTACTCATATCCCCCTAGTCTGTCAAGCATCTGATCAATAAATGAAagagggaaatggtccttcctcgtGGCTGCATTGAGAACTCGGTAGTCGATGTAAACTCGCCATCATGTCACCAATCTGGTGGCTATCATCTCATCATTGCCACCTTGAATCACAGTCATTCCTCCCTTCTTGGCTACGACTTGGGTGGGACTCACCCAATCACTGTCCGAAATAGCATATATAATCCCGACTTTCAACCACTTCAATACCTCCTTTTTCACCACATCTTGCATTATCGGGTTGAGCCTCCTTTGATTCTGAGCTTTAGGTTTGGATCCTTCTTCTAATAGAATCCTGTGCATGCAGACAGTAGGGCTGATTCCCTTGAGGTCCGAGATAGACCACCCTATGGCTCCCTTATGCTTTCTGAGCACTCGCAACAATTTATCGAGTTCAGTGGAAGTAAGTGATGAAGAGACAATTACCGGATACGTCTCATTCTCTCCAAGGAAAGCATATTTGAGGTGTGAAGGCAACGGCTTAAGTtcctctttcttctcttctttctcttcctcGTCTGCCGGATCTTTGAGAGATAAAAATTTGTTGTTCCTTCTTGGAATCTCCCCACCAGAATTAAGAGCTCCCACAAAATGAAGTAGTTCTTCAGCAAATTCAGACACTTGCAGACTGTCTGAAGCCAGTAAAGACTGCGATAGGCATCGCTCGAGCCTGTCTTGATAAGAAATAGCATGGGCTACCTCTCTCACACAATCATCAATCACCTCGATCATGTTACACTGTTTGAACCTCCAAGCATCCTCGTCATCATATTTCTGCATCGCATCATAGATGGAAAATGTGATACTCTCATCATTCAGTCGGAGAGTAAGTTCTCCTTTGTGCACATCAATCAGTGCTCTCCCTGTGGCTAAAAAGGGCATGCCTAAGAGAAGTGGGACGTGCCTATCTTTCTCCATATCAAGTACTACAAAGTCGGCtggaaaaataaattccccGACCTTGACAAGTATGTCTTCAACGATCCCCTTCGGATATGACACTGTTCTGTCAGCCATCTGCAATGATATAGTAGTGGGTCTGAGCACTCCAATCTTCATTTTCTGGAAGAACGAATAGGGCATTAGATTGATACTCGCCCCCAGATCACATAACGCTCTCCCTTCTTGACAATCTCCCACTATGCAAGAAATGGTAAAACTTCCTGGATCCTTCAGTTTAGCTGGTAGCTTCTTTTGAATAATGGCGCTACAGCTTTCAGTCAAATTCACCGTCTCATACTCCATCCATTTCCTCTTGTTAGAAACCACATCCTTCAGAAACTTGGCATAGCTGGGCATCTGCTATAATGCCTCCACCAATGGGATGTTTATCTGCACCTTCCTAAATATATCCAAGAACCTCGAGAACTGTGCATCTGTCTTCTTCTTTTGCACACGTTGAGGGTAGGGAATCCTCACGTCAGTGGAAGTGCGAGCtgcaggtggtgcaggtggaGTTGGAACCACGTTCTCCTTAGGTGGGGGAGTAATTTGTACTGCCTCGGTCTCAACTTCCTCGACTAACTCCTCCTCTTCAGGTGCCTTTTCCGTTACTCTGTCCTCTGATGGCATTGCAGGTCCCTCATAACTTTTTCCACTCCTCAGCTGCACAGCTTTGCAATCTTTGGGATTTATGATGGTGTTCGAAGGGAATTTTCCCGGTTGAGTCATAGTATTCACAGTCTGGGAAATCTGGCTGATCTGTGTGTCGATGTTCTTCATATGAGTGGCCATGCTTTGCACATCTGTCTCAACCTTCTCCATTCTTTGGTTGTTCtgttccatgagcttgttgGACTGTAGCATGAAAGACTTAAGTATGTCTTCTGTGGTCATCTTCTTCGGATCATCGACCACTCCATTGGTAACCGTGAACCCCGGGGGAGGTTGCAGAGCATTATTGGGGTTCCCATAAGAGAGATTGGGATGCCCCCTGTTCCCAAACTGATTATATCCTCCACCCTGGAAGTTGGGACGTTGGTTATTGTAGTACCGGTTGTTGCCCCCTTGGTTCACATAGCTAACATCCTCCATATTTCCTTGGGGCTCTTGAGTCGGTTGCCCCATTGCCATGCAGTCAAACTTCATAGTCAGCGCATCCAGCTTGTCAGATATGGCGCTCATAGGATCATGATCTGTGGTAGACGCCACCCTATGTACTTTACTCCTGTTGTTGCTCCATCTGTCATCATTAGATGCAAGCTCTTCCATTACTTCCATGGCCTCATCCACTCCTTTCTTCAGAAAATTACCACCTGAGCTCAAGTTCAACTCCCGTTGTGCTTCAGGCACACACCCCTTGAAGAATGTTATGACTTGAACAGTTGGGGTTAGCCCATGGTTAGGACATCGCTTCATCAAGGCTTTGAATCTCGCCCATGCTTCTCTGATATTCTCCGCAGGGTTCATCTGAAAGGCAATGATCTCATGTTGCCTCTTAATCGCCTCACTGGGGGGATAAAACTTTTCTAAAAACTTCTCTACCATAGCATCCCATGTTCTGATTGAGCCCGACTCCAAGCTCTCCAACCAATCCTTTGCTGAATCCTCTAAGGAAAAGGGAAACAGCTTAAGTCGAATCTGATCATCTGTCACTCCATTCAACTTCGTAGTGTTGCAGATCTGAATGAACTTGGTGATGTGTTTGTTCGGATCATCTGTGGATTTTCCCCTGAAAGCAATATTCTCTGCCATCTGAATAAGTCCTCTTTTCAGCTCAAAGGTGTTGGCAGCGATGTTGCTATGGACAGTTGGATTTGCCTGGCCTTGGTATGCATACTGATTCTGAACAGGCACCACAGCTTGTCTATGATTGACTTGTTGACGCAGCTCCTCCAGCTGTCGTAGAAGCTCAGCATAATTGGGAGGAGGGGGTGGTGGACCGTTGTTGCCCTCTTCGTACTCCATCAGACTAGGAGAAACGGGATCAAACAAAATATGGTCCTGAACTGGTGATCGGATGGGTGAAAGGTCGCTTTGAACTGAAGATGCTCATATGCGGTTAGGCGAAGAAGCTTGAATTTTCTGCGTGAGTCTCCTATAGGCGTTCCTCTTCCGGTTTGTTGCTTCGATCTCCGGATCAAAAGGTTCTAGAGGCAAGCCTTTAGAACGTGTGTGCATACACctgaacaagaaacacaaatgtgagaactcaaaaaaaaaaattaaaaatgaagtaaaaagaaacaaaaagcaataaaatctgaagtagtaatcttgattattatcacgatatcaagttatataacacaaaattgtccccgacaacggcgccaaaaacttgactcaactttattttacccaaataatacccgcaagtgtacagggttatcgtagcaaatagcaagcaagagtatatcgtatcccacagagacaattaagtgtaaacctaagtaccacaaacaaatttcaactactatccagacaatcaagaaatttggttttgaaactaacaactactaaaagcatgtaaattcagagaataaaatagaacaaaTAAACAAGAGAGTGATAAAGCAAGTTGtgtagatgatggagaaatatgcagaattcaaggatccgatgcacaactcatagcttaacccaattaaaaccaatttaccatttaaagtctctagaattgttgaatcaatcacaattgtagattaaaccccctcccgaggtgagaaatctgtagattaggtgtaataagtgaagtccccttctaaatcttagacctaactcccaaaggtttgattaaattaaagatctcactcataatctcaactctcccgagttttattgaattaaggtgtgaattattcttctttcaagattaaatatttcatctcccgattactctaagaaatcctaacactcccaattggtgatcaagcaattgataggaaaaagcacaagaataattcaaacaattacaagagcaagataaaaacgaaattaattggattaaaactatgaatcaatgcatcttcaccaagaattctacataaaaggtttagttactcatgttcaaggtagataacaaaaagaaactaagaaaaacaaggaaaaccatgatacggattacaattggcggaggaattgaagcttgaatctccaatcttcttccaagagtgcttcctagagagagagtgtgtgtttttgcGGCTTGGAGAGAATGGAATCGAATAGCCCTAGCTCTTGCCTCTTATTTTTCCTCCAAAAATCGCGTCTGGAAATCAAAAAATCGTCAAACtgacggacccggccgggtgtatttaTTGCCTAGgaaattcacccgaccgggtgggaTGCCACTGGACTCCTCGCGTGTTAAAtgagtcacccggccgggtggaattaatgAATtggaaattcacccggccgggtcgccCTTGCTCGGCAGCTTCTGGCCTTCGGCAGACTTCACGttgacacccggccgggtggaatttaACCACATgatattcacccggccgggtagttcCCTTTTTGCTGCATTTTCGCCTACTTTTTGCCTAAAACACTCAACAAACATGTGAACCCCAAAATATAGAGTAATTGGCTGGAAATAACCATTTTGAGCACCGAAACTCAATAATTATGCACATCAACATACCAATCACAACACTATAAATACGAGTTTGTCAGATAACATGTCTAATtatatatgttgacgacatgattatcaccGGAGATGATGTAGAAGAGATCTAAAGGTTGAAGGAGAATTTGTTTAaggaattcgagatgaaagatctaggaacactgaagtacttcttggggatagaagtgttgagatccaaacaTGGAATATTCCTAAGACAGAAAAAATACGTCCTCGACCTGTTGGCTGAAACTGGTCTCCTTGAATGTAAACCAGCAGAAACTCCAATGATTCCCAACCATGATTTAAAACTAGAGGAAGGAGCAGAACTCGTAGACAGAGACAGGTACCAACGACTTGTCGAAAAACTCATATATCTCTCTCATACGAGACCCGACATTGCATACGCCGTTGGCattgtaagtcagttcatgcaccaaccTCAAACTGATCACATGGAGGCCGCCTTGAGAATCGTGCGGTATTTGAAAGGCATTATAGGATATGGAGTATTCCTAGCCAAGAGGGAAGATTTGGAGATTGATGGATACACCGATGTcgactgggcaagcaatccgGTGGATAGGAAATCTACAGGGCGCTACTTTACGTTCATAAGAGGAAACTTGGTTACgtggagaagtaagaaacaaaaagtGGTGGCTCTATCTAGCGCCGAGGCTGAGTTCCGATGGATGAAAAGTGGACTCATGGAAATTCTATGGCTAAGAAGACTACTCGCAGAAATTGGCTTTCCACCAACTCGAAAGAGTAAGTTGTACTGTGACAACAAGGCTGCAATCAGTATCTCAGAAAATCCAGTTCAACACGATAGAACAAAACATGTGAAAGTtgatcgacatttcatcaaagaGAAACTAGACGGAGGCATCATTAAATTTCCATTTGTTCGGTCAGAGGAACAACTGGCAGACATACTAACCAAAACGATTCATCCAAGTGTGTTCAAAGAAGTATTGGCCAAGTTAAGCATTGGAGATACccttgctcaacttgagggggagtgtcaaaagGAACAAATCAAGGAATTACCAAAGGAAGAAACATGATTAGAGGAGAAAGATATCAAATTGATATGGAATAAATGTGTAATACATAGTCTAGAAAAATAGATTGGTCTATTACCAAATTTACATTGTACATCTTCCCTATATATTAAGGGAATGGCCTAGAGCAATATACATCACAAAAAAAGGAATACAATCATCTTCTCCTAAAAGCTCTCTTCATACTTAGAACTGCCCTATGAATCGTCTAACTCTCGAGTACCATCTTTAAGACATATACATGTCTAAActatttatgcaactttatttctttattttaaaatatgtttttttatttattttcaaaggtAGAACATGACAGTGACGCATGGATTTTTCAAGGTCTATGTCCAAAATATCCAAATTGCAATGACCATTGTGTTCAAACAGGTCACAGGATATGCGAAATAAGGAGAAAAATGCATTAAATTCAGTCCTGATAAAAGTGATCTGCTCATTTGTGCTTGCGTGGAGCAAATTGTGTTTGCGTAGAGCAAAATTAGATACTCCATATTGTTAAATTTCCTTTCAGAGTTGAGAACATTAGTTTGTAGTAAAATGAGATATTCTAATGCataaatttgatatttatcatgtttaaaaaaaaatctctaaAATATCGTCTAAAGGTGATGGAAAATTGTTATAGATGATATATTGTATCATTTCCtgtgtatatttattttatgtttcataGAGTGGGTAatctttaaaaatattaatcgTCAACAGCAGGATTCGAACCTGCGCAGGCAAAGCCCAACAGATTTCGAGTCTGTCTCCTTAACCACTCGGACATATTGACTTACTGCTTGTGAAAgcaatataaatttataaatacaaaatcTTATGAAGAAGCCCTTCAATTCAAATCACAGATCTAGAAATTCTTTTATTTGGCCCTAATTTCGAAATCCTTGAAGAATTTTCCCGCTCCTCCTCTGTTAATCTACTAGTACTTCTCAAATTCTTCCCAACCAGATCTCGATTCACTTCACAATTTACAAAATAACATCGATAACTTGCCCGGATCTCAGTAAATTCGGTTAATTTTCATCAGACGTTCTGGTATCACCTACAATTGAGAACCTAGAACCCTAGTTCTCTGACCAGCAAGCAGCAATGGGGGAGGTATCAACAACAATGaaaatggaagacttgatgAACTACAGCAACAACTTGACAGAAGTACTGAAAGAAGAGAAGGATGTTGCAAATCTCAGGCAATTTCTCCGTCAAGCCAGTGCCCTTCAATCCCAGTGTAACAAAGACTTCAATGAAGTTCAGAAATCCATCGAAGGTTTAAATTCTGTCGCTCACGATAATATACATAATTTTTGCTTGGTACAAtcgattttaatttaattggtgTAAGATGTGGTTTTATTGGGATATGCAATGTCTCATTTAATAATTGCGAACTCTGTTCAGCCTGTTGCTCTTCCATCTGGATGTTTGCTGTATTATCCGTTATTTAGCTCCTCATAAGtgaaaaaaattcattgatgttttaatttttgaacAATTAGAAACATTGGTGTATTATGACTTTAAAGGTTGTTATTCTGGATTGATATCGGTTGCCTCTGTTATTTTGTACACTAATCTCTTTTAAATTTCATTATGCTTGCCTCTCAATGTGATCCTTAGATGCAAAATTATGTGACCTTGCTTCAAATGCATTGTGTTCCCGTCAAAATTATTTTGGAATTCGTCAAGCCTGCCTCTGatacttggtacttgttctatAGATTATGAACATAAGATTCATACTTGCAAGCAGAAAGCAGCAGCTGCAGAATCTGAGAGCATTGCTGATGCGGAACTTGACTCACTCCAGAAAGAGTTGGAAGAGGAACAAAATCTAGAACGCCAGCTCAGAGAGGAGCTTAGATatgtattttataaatttatacatTCGATTTTATACTTATCTCATATTGCATTGCCTAACAATTTCTATTCAATATACACAGAAATAGTTAATGAAATTGATGATTTAGAGCATAAGAGGGAGAGTGTGGAAGAACAAAGACAAACCATAAAGAAGCTTGATCAAGATCAAGTGAGAGATCAGTAAGTCACGAACCCCTGAGCATTTTGCATATGTGCCATAATTGGTGCCTATCTCATGCTATTAAGAATGACGTGTGTTTAACTTAACCTTGGGTTGGGGGCTGGAGGTCAGAAGGCCGTTTCGATCGACATTTGTATTCATTGCTCATATTCTGAACTTACAAAATTGTTATATTCGCTGAAGAAACACGATAATATTCGCATCCAAAGAAAACAGCGGATCTCATAGATCCAAAAACACAGACGCATCTCCTGAACAAGCTTTGGGCACCTTGTTTCCATTGCTCATATTCTGAAAATTTCATAAAGAACTTTACTGCAACTTGATGAATTGAGCAACTACATATGCTCCACATTACAAGTTTTTGTGAATGCATTTCttctatttatttgttttgcacTGTTGGTTTCAAATCTTTCTTGGTTTTATATTGGAGGAAGTGCTAATCATGGATGCTCTGATATGACAACAAGTTATACAATTTCCTTTGATCATGCAGGATGAAGCTTTCAATGTATGCTTCTGTCACTAATACGATACCATACCTGGACAATCCCTCCAGAATATCAGGCCGTATCCTTCTTACTTTGAGTAGTGCAATTTCTAGAATAACCATTACTATTGATTGTTCTTAAgcattttgatttattttacaCATTTGTTTATGTGCTCAACATCCCTTATCATTCCATGGATTTTTCCTTCACCTCCAATGTTGTAGATATCGTGGAGAGAGACAGAAAAGTGGTTGAGAAGTTTGAGTTTGATCCATCAACGGCCACAACCTTTGATACTTGCAATAGTATCTGGAAGATGATAAACCTAGCATGATACTGATTATGCAATGTATTTGCTTGTAGTGCATATATGCAATTATTTAGTCTTTTGCTAAGCAGGAATCGCAACGATTTATGATTATAACTTGTTTGTACTCAACTGAGGATGACTTGGAGATTGCTTATTGAAAATTAAGCACAAAATTTACTTGTACATTTGTGGTTCAAAACAGGGAGTACCAATTGTTACAACATGTTTCTACAGTGAAAGCTGTCGAGGAACAGAAACTATTACATATTGGAAAACTGAAGTTATTTTAAAGTTTCTTGAATCCTCAGAATACTGCAGATTCTTCTAAACCTTCTCTTAACGAGCACAAGCTTTGGGCACCTTGTTTCCTCTGTAAGCTCTGCAAACATATCCTATGAAGTTCTCAAAATCCTGCATCCAAGAAAGCAAAGGTATGGCTCATTCTTGTTCTAATATCTAAGtatagagagagtgagagaggcTTACTTCTTGAAGAGGAATATTGTTGACAACAACCCATGGCACGAATCTGTGACGAGGATTGAGCTTAGTCGTTTCATCAGCATATGCCATCTCAAGCTGGATAGTGTAGAAAACATGAAGCATTATGCTAGTGTTGTTGGGATAAAA
It contains:
- the LOC121762661 gene encoding uncharacterized protein LOC121762661, which codes for MEYEEGNNGPPPPPPNYAELLRQLEELRQQVNHRQAVVPVQNQYAYQGQANPTVHSNIAANTFELKRGLIQMAENIAFRGKSTDDPNKHITKFIQICNTTKLNGVTDDQIRLKLFPFSLEDSAKDWLESLESGSIRTWDAMVEKFLEKFYPPSEAIKRQHEIIAFQMNPAENIREAWARFKALMKRCPNHGLTPTVQVITFFKGCVPEAQRELNLSSGGNFLKKGVDEAMEVMEELASNDDRWSNNRSKVHRVASTTDHDPMSAISDKLDALTMKFDCMAMGQPTQEPQGNMEDVSYVNQGGNNRYYNNQRPNFQGGGYNQFGNRGHPNLSYGNPNNALQPPPGFTVTNGVVDDPKKMTTEDILKSFMLQSNKLMEQNNQRMEKVETDVQSMATHMKNIDTQISQISQTVNTMTQPGKFPSNTIINPKDCKAVQLRSGKSYEGPAMPSEDRVTEKAPEEEELVEEVETEAVQITPPPKENVVPTPPAPPAARTSTDVRIPYPQRVQKKKTDAQFSRFLDIFRKVQINIPLVEAL
- the LOC121760621 gene encoding kinetochore protein SPC24 homolog: MGEVSTTMKMEDLMNYSNNLTEVLKEEKDVANLRQFLRQASALQSQCNKDFNEVQKSIEDYEHKIHTCKQKAAAAESESIADAELDSLQKELEEEQNLERQLREELREIVNEIDDLEHKRESVEEQRQTIKKLDQDQVRDQMKLSMYASVTNTIPYLDNPSRISGHIVERDRKVVEKFEFDPSTATTFDTCNSIWKMINLA